In Silurus meridionalis isolate SWU-2019-XX chromosome 28, ASM1480568v1, whole genome shotgun sequence, the genomic window TTCATTAAAAATCCATAAACCAATCTGTAAGAAGGCTGCATTACTGCTTTTAGTGTTATTTCTTGCACATGTagtattttatctttccatcatcaggcaaatattttatttaggcaaggcaaggcaaggcaagtttatttgtataacacaGTTCATACACAGAGTTCATTTAGTGTTCGTGTCCACAATGTCTTAAGCCTTATTATGTATGTTTTATAGCAACCCAAATCTAAGCTAATCATAATTTTAGCTAAGTTTTTAATCAATAGACCATAACAGTCACTTATAACagtcataatatatatatatatatatatatatatatatatatatatatatatatatatatatatatatatatatatatgcagtgtattttaggaaatgaaCTTCACAAATcaagtgtttttgtgtaaaaattatacatatatatatatatatatatatatatatatatatatatatatatatatatatatatatatatatatatattttatgcccATAATTTGTTATAATTTATGGTTTAagtatatatgtttatgtacTGTACTTGTGAAACTGTCTACATGTCTATATGTCTACATACTGTCTACATGTGTGGTGGAAAtaatttcctctctctctgtgtgttgtAAAATGTCTAGAAATATTCTGTAATTgtagtaaaatattaaaaaaatagtacaAAAGATAACAATTACTTTTTTGGTAACTTTTGtactattttttatacttttttacttttactattgtaaaaagatttaattataaatatagttGAGAGTAAACCTTTTTAATATCTTTCATACTCTGTAAAACTCAAAAGTAGCCTAAAATATTACTTAagttttactcaaatactttgcAGCATTGGGTTACCCTGAGACCAAAACCTACACTAGTTTGATTTTGAAGCTtacttttgtcattttgttgttgtttttattattacaattaataaatcgttttaattttattataatgataatatgtGGACTATTTTGTAACGTCTGTAACAACATTTTGCAGTTTTATATGTCAATTTCATTGAATTGCAATGATTTTTTTGGACCTTTCCAATATGGCGGACGCGTGACCCACCTAACGACTGAGCCCCTACTGTGAGGTCATCAACGTGCGCCAAAACCGGTAACCGCCGTGAGAATGGTTGTGTCTGTATTCCAAACCTAGCGATTTGAAACAACGTGGAGAGAATGAAGTCAGTGAAAGTTAAGAAAAGAAAGCACTCTCGCCGAGAGTTCGctgatggagaaagaaaaaggagaagcaCCGAGTCCAGCGTGGAGGTTTATTTTCCTTTCTACGTAAACAAACAAAGACTCTGGTTTGGCAGTTCATGCTAATATAAACAGACATTCACTGCTATTGCAGTGTTTTCACATACAATATAATAGTATATagcttttatattatataagatCTGTCATTGttactatatatttttgtaatcagTAACCTTAAGGTATTACCCACACTGTTTCATGGGTTACATGACTTTTTGTTATAAAatgggatgatgatgatgatgatgataatgattactattaatattatattaaaggaTCCTAAGGAAGAGCTGAATCATGTGCAGGAGGTAAAGGAAGAGCCGAGCGACATTGAGGAAGGTGGACTGGATCTCACTGTGCCTTTCAACCCCATCAGCTCATATGTGAGTGACAGACAGGAGATGCTGGCACAATGCTTCAATGTCCTCGGCCAAAACAAGCTGATGAAGATGCTGCCAGATGAGCTGAAGGTTTTTATATCTTATTTCTGTCTTTTGGTTTGGTTGGATTTGGAGATGCCTGaccttctcttttccttctgatGTTTCCGTAGGACTGCACGTTTACAGAGATCAAGACACTCTGCTGGGATCACCTACAGCGGCTCTCTGATACGAATCTGCTCCAGATACTAGAGGGTTAATTACATTTGCCTCtcttaaaaaaagtattttatgcCAGTTTGCATGCACTCTTCTAGTTTTAGGAAAATCCACCCTGAATATTTGCAAATCGATTTGCATTTGATTTGGGTTTTAAGTTCAAATCTATTTCATGAATATCACATGGTGCTCTATTTTCACTATTGCTAACCCTTTCCAACATTACTCACAATGCAGTTTAGCCACCTGCTGTATGCGGTGCTTAGTCTGCTCTGTTCTTTCATTACCTCCAGATCAGCTTTCAGCTGATCTAGAGTGTCAACTTTCCTTCTCATACCACCTTCACACTCATTATCACACAGTCTCTGTTATTCAGTGTTGTATAGCTGCATTGTATTCTGTCACTTTCAGTTCATTTTTTCCAATAATGTCTCATcatgtcatttctttttatgttgCAATAATCAGTACAGCGAACAACTGCTCGTTTTTCACAAGCATATCGAACAATGCAGCCCCAACCAACAGATTAGCTCCAATATCATTAAGAATACAAACGTAGTTTTACTTTAGCTTAGTTTTACTTTGTTTCacagagaataaataaaataatcgaACACAAACTTATGCGTTTGAGGAAATTTTCCATTCAGCTGATGtcattaaatgtatgtatgaagTAAAAGATATATCAGTTTGATTATTGCTGTCCTGTTCACTTTTGAAGGTAAAGAGGTGACTGCAAACTCGGAAGCTGAAGAGAAAGAGACTAGAAGGACTTCAGTGGACAGTCAGTAAGTCACGTACCCTGGAATTATTCTATGTTTCattgtacacaaaaaaaagaatcatgaTATAAtcataacatttatataatgttaaatttatataatgtttatataaaatcaaGTTTTCTACCCCCAATTTAATGTTAAGATGAAATTCCAATAATTTGATGCTGAAAAATACCTTTAACCACATTGTAGTTCACTGAGACGTTTAAAAATTGTAAATGGGTAAATGGGAAACAAGCCACACTGAAATGTTATAACCCAGGggttattaatataaaccttgcTTTAATGCAGTGGAACCCGCtaatctcgccctcggttacctcgacaaccctattaagtcgacgtttttgaagtggaaccggcaaatttttctaagcatttttttatcggttatgtcgattcttttatgtcgctgaaccctgatatctcgagcacaaaggggaaaattttgccatttaacgtcggttatctcggtgcagccgcagaagaactcgcagaagtggcggaaaaatcaagtcttacagatgctacaggtgttgtattgtatactggtgaatctctgctgttagttagtgcacatatgccttttgttgttaaatgttatacgatgaacgggaggcgaaagccgcgcttggcagGAAcatgggatgagcagcaaaagcatagtgcaggatcgggggggggaatccgcgatgcgctttgggaagaaaagagcagctgttgagagagtgccgtGGAAGGCACGCatcgggatacacatgagcgataacaacgaccgccgtgaaccaacatataccaacaataacggacagtgacagtgtggaagtttaaataggagctggtgatgataaacgagcaccatatgtgcgcgattgaagccgggagcttcagaggaagcggccgagaaagcacctgacatgccgaagggggcgtggcaggtggattcctgacagataaacatgtactgtatgtatttttatagcatgccttcatcaaacaaatcgcggcaacgctgttgtgtaaaaacccttcaaaacacgtgcatgcacattctcatttattaacgcacatcatgtacataaagaaatttcaagcacgttaatatattgccgccattttgattttcgtttatctcgatcatcggaaAAAaattatctcgatgctttttggcgaccccctaggacatcgacataaccgggttccactgtattatatcAGGCCCCCTCTAGTGGACAAACCATTAATTGCGTCCTTATAGTTTTTTTCTGCCGTTTATATCATTTTTGCTTgaggtacatttttatttattattttttacgtTATCTCTTGTGTGATTTGGATGCGAAAAGCGTGACTGAGTGATGggcaatagtaaaaaaaatattaaaaattgcGGGATATTTTTATCACATTTAGGTGATACATAAgcgtgtgctttttttttaataatgtgacATTTAGGCAGGACAACATTGTGGATTCAACCTCATCTATGAAAGAGACTGCTGAAGGAGAAGACAAGCACGGTAacaattatgaaatattttatattacttaATCACATTAAAGTTTGAAAAGTCCATAAATTATGTAACGTTACATGAAAATGCCTGTTCGAttctgaatctttttttttttttttggaaaaagtgtggtgtgatgtttaTTTGCGTACTCTGTGAATGTATGCAGGTCTGTCTGGAGAGGAAAGTGATGTCCTGAGCATTAACGCCGACATGAACGATAGTGACATCGAGGGGCACAAAGACCCCAAACCACAAGTCCATGCTCCCCCGGTGATCTCTCCTTTGCCCTCCGCCCCACCTCCTGAACCAGATCTTCAATCAGACGAGCCAAAGCTGGAGCTTCAGCGAGACATTGACAAGAGTGTCAGTGAGATCCTCGCTTTGACCCATCCCAATAATGACGAGGCAGAGCTTAAGACGCATTCGCAGCCAGTCCCCATAGAAGTGCCGCCTCCATCACTTCCTGATCCTGTTGTGGTGCCGTCAGCACAGCAGCTTGCACTTCTGGAGTTAGAGATGAGAGCGAGAGCCATCAAAGCTCTGATGAAGGCCAACGAGGTGAAGAAATAAACTCTGGCTCTAATTGGAGCGAGTCAGTTCTAAGGCCATATTGGCTTCTGTAGTTTTGTCTGAAGAACATATGCAGCCAAATTggcttcttgtttttttattttgtttatttgctgtaTAGTTGTTTTTAGCACCCGCCTCTGACTGTATGATGGACACGCTTGTGCTTTAGAGATGGGACAGTGAACTGGCTAACACCATCGCTCATTTTGAATTAAAATCATTTCCTGTTGATTTAAAATgtgtcacttcttttttttatcttttgccTCATTAGATGTGTTACAAAGAAATACaactagtttttattttattttttattatgcattcactttaataggaacagcATATTGAAGAACTTACCTTCTTTACACAGTTTTTTTGAGGAACAGTATTGTTCAGGCCAaagcacaatttattttaatgattatttaaattttactttattattactgcaattttttttgtcttgtgctTTTATTGACCACTAGATGTCAGTGAAGTACTGAAGTCATATCCTGTATCTGTTGAATTCCTAGTGGCATTTCTAGAGACATTCAAGTGTGGTTCGCTGTATACATCAAACCTCATCTTATCCTAAAGGCACTGTTTAAATTTGGTTTTATTACGTTAACATTTCAAGGTGTACAGTTGCTTAAACGGCTATACACTGTGAACAGAGCATGCAGAGCCATCTCAATATCGAGCTATGACGGCATAAAATGGAGTAAAAAAGTAACACAATCATGAGAGTACAACGGGATATAAAATGTTCTGGGCACCCAAGACTCCTTAAGCCAATGAACCGACCTAATCggtgtctttaaaaaaagttttctttttgctgttgcacccctgctgtagtctttttTATTCTAGGTACTAATAAATCCTACTAAATGCTACCAAAtgcacatttaataataatagctgAATAATAACTTTTATAACATTATGTTGTTAAAATAGAAGAATACCATTATAGGCAGAATATTGTATTTGccaaaaataagaagaaattgTTCACTTTCGAAAATTTTATTGACTATAATGTGCATATTGGTTATTTGTAAAGACAATatagtgataaaaataaatatatatgtttacctttagaaaaataagaaaaaattaaatccaAAGATTGCATGCATACTAAGGCATGCTAATTTGGTAAGTTCTCTTACATTCTATCTCTTCTTTAtatgttcttttattattttacattaaaccCTAAAGTAATTTAGCTTTTTAACTTTCCTCTTACCCCTGTGTTGCGAAAATGGAACGTTATATAGTAAATATTTGGCATAAAATGACCAAACAGCTATGggttaataaaaatttaagtcAGGCTGCATAAGCTACTTGAGATAACTGAGATAACTTGAGACATCTGAAAGATCCCATCTGGCTGCACCATTCACGTTCTTTAAAGTGCCATTTGCTTCCAGTTTCTTTTTCATCTAGAAAATAGAACCAGGATTCAGGTATCTCTGAATAATATCGACTTTTTAATCACTGTATTAACACTGATAAATGTAAACCATTGCAgcaaaattaatatattcacaacacacaacattaaAATAGAAGAATAATCTAAACACCTACTCAGGTAAATATAGAACTAAAAAGGGTCGTTTATATGTAaggtagaaagaaaaatgatgGTTGATatatgagctgaactcaaagctctaagactttttctatgtacacaaaaggcagatttctctcaaatattgtttacaaatctgtggtagtgagcacttctcctttgctgagataattcatccacctcacaggtgtggcatatcaagaagctgattagacagcatgattattgcaggTGTGCtgtaggctggccacaataaaaggccactctaaaatgtgcagttttatcacacagcacaatgccacagatgttggcatgctgactgcaggaacgtccaccagagctgttggCTGTAAATTGAATGTTtatttctctaccataagccATCTCTAAAGGCGTTTCAGGGAATTTGGCTGTACATCCAACCGGCCTCACAACCGCAGACCACGTGTAATCACACCAgtccaggacctccacatccagcatcttcacctccaagattgtctgagaccagccacccggacagctgctgcaacaatccgtttgcataaccaaagaatttctgAGTGGTCAAATGGTCACATTTGATAGCGTCTGGCATTTTGGAGAGGTGCTTTGTTCATGAATAATTTTTGGTTTTTACTGTACATGGCAAAATGCGTGAGGTAAATGGTGGTCACACTagatactgactggttttcGGGCCCCCCAATACACTAAAACtgtacattttagagtggccttttattgtttaattttttattcttttccttAACCATTATTAGGGTCACCATCAAGCCAGTATGTGTAAGTGACATTTTTCTGTGGGAGCTCATTTAAAGACCAGCACCAGCTATCGACATCGTTGTATAATCTAAACCCAGGCATTTGTTGCCAGAGCATTCTTTTCTGCTACATAACTAAGCCAATCAGTATCATTTAGGATCACCGCCAGGTCACTGGATATCACACTGCATTAGCTCTGTGCAACAGACCATGACACTTCTGACATGATCAGCCCATATTTGTGAGGGACAGTTTGCATGACACAGTGTGCAAAACCTGcaagttactttattttatgaTACAAACTCTACACTGGTAAATACAACGATCAGCTATAACATCAAAACCATACCGATCTTCTCATTATAGTGACACCGGTCGATGGGTGGCATATGTTAGGCAGCAAATGAATAGTGAGCtctcaaagttaatgtgttagaagccTGAAAATTggattgtaattgtaattgaaaGACTGCCAGATAAGAGCATCTCCAAATTAGCAGGTTGTTCCTGGTATGCAAGGGTTACTACTAAAAGTAAAATGGTGAACTGGCTATAGGGTGGTGGGAGTCCAAGGTTTATTGAAACACATGAGACATAAAGACTAGCCTGTTTGGTTCAATCCCATAAAA contains:
- the LOC124381571 gene encoding caspase activity and apoptosis inhibitor 1, encoding MKSVKVKKRKHSRREFADGERKRRSTESSVEDPKEELNHVQEVKEEPSDIEEGGLDLTVPFNPISSYVSDRQEMLAQCFNVLGQNKLMKMLPDELKDCTFTEIKTLCWDHLQRLSDTNLLQILEGKEVTANSEAEEKETRRTSVDSQQDNIVDSTSSMKETAEGEDKHGLSGEESDVLSINADMNDSDIEGHKDPKPQVHAPPVISPLPSAPPPEPDLQSDEPKLELQRDIDKSVSEILALTHPNNDEAELKTHSQPVPIEVPPPSLPDPVVVPSAQQLALLELEMRARAIKALMKANEVKK